In the Anaerolineae bacterium genome, TGATCACTTTATAACCGGCAGAGGACATGGCAAAACTTGCCCAGGTAAAAATCAAGAGCGAGATCAACAAAACGACAGGCACAAGATAGCGAAGTCTCAAAGACATGCCGGGCCTCTTATTTGAGCAAGAGAAGCACCAGAATGACCCCTGTACCGCTCTCCAGTTCGCCCATTGCCTTGCCCAGGATGGCGCCAGGAACGTATTCGGTGGCTTTCATGGCATGACCGGGCAAACTGGCTGAGGTGAGCAAATCGCCGCGCTGAATGGGCCCATTTTCCGCCGAAACCTTAACCGGCACAATCCCTACGATTGCAACGGGGACTTTTCCTTCAGGGGCTTCTGTTTCAGCACCTCCACCACCACCCACAAATCCAGGATTTGTTGAATAAACACCGGCAATCGCTGTGGAGTAAGGTTCACTGGACAATGCCACCGCTCGATCGATATCGGGGCTGATGATCAAAACATCCCCCGCTTCAACAGGGCCTTTTGACAGGTCTACGGCAATCATCTCGGCAAAATCAGCCGCTGGCGTAAAATAACCTCCGTCAGCTCTAACATCTCCATCTTTTTCAACTCGAAATTCAGGGTCTTGACACGTGCGGCTATTTGAAAAACTACCACTACAACCTCGAATAATATCTCCCGGTGTAGTTCCCCCAACAACTCCTAGAACTAAAGCCGTCCCGCCATTTCCACCGACGACCGTCAACGCGCCATAGTTAATGTCTGTAGTATCGGTGTCTCCGCTGCCGGTATAACCATCACCTTCATGTCCTGAGCCAATTACGGCGCCACCGGGCAGAGTCATGGCATACGGCGCCCCTAACAGTTTCTGACGTGGGCTTAATGTCTGACCTGCCACAACCAGTTCCAACCAGAGCGGCTGGGCAAAAACAGCCGGGTCTAAACCAGCCAGATTGTATGCATCGACAACACCAGAACCAATCTCATAGTTAAAGAGACCGTTTACCACGTTGATTGTCTCAGTTTTTTCGAATATCTTATCGGTGGAGTTCGTACTGGTTGGATGAGTCCACAAGCGAAAGGTTACCGATACGTTCCCGTTGATCGGGTTGCCGGCGCTGTCGGTCAGACGCCCTTGATAGCCAATCGTTTTATCGGGCCCACAAGCGGCAATCAGCGCAGCGAGTAACCCGACGGCAATGAGAATACCTGACCTTTTCCCCCAAAGATAGAATTTTACAATTAAAGTGTTCATTTAAACCTCCTCAAAAGTTAGATTACTTGTTCTAAATTTGTTGCTCAAGGGAGAGAAAGATTAGACTCAATTGGATAATCGAACAGGTCTCCTTTCTTAGCCTATGTCTTCCCAAGTTAAGCAGAAGAAGACGATAAAATACCAGTTACGGACTGCGCAGATCAAAACACAACGTGAAGTTGACTAATGGGGTAAAGCAAAATGGGAAGGGAGAGGGTAAAATTTCTACCGTTTACTCATTTATTCTGTAAAAGCCAACACTTACCTCAATTATTTGAACCGCGAGTCACTTTTAAGTAGAATATATCTAACAAATTTCACCTATTATATCATATTTGTGCAAAAAAAATTATGACAATTGGGTTAAGAAGACTTTATTTTTCGTTAAAGTGAGAGCGCTGAACCTGTTCTTTTCGCCGCCGTCAAGATTTCCACCACCTGCGCGATTGCCTGAGGCCCGCCCACATTGCCCGGGAAGACCACATAGACCATGCCCGGCCAGCGGCTGCCGGCGCCTGACTGCCAGACTGGCACGCCAGGCAAGATCTGCCCCAGCACACGGGCGCGCCCAATCTCCAATCCTTTGGTGGCAACATCCGAGGAAGTGATCCCCCCCTTTGCAATCATCCAGGCTGGCTTCACCGTCAGACGGCGCACGATCTCGACCAGCGACTGAGAAACAACCTGACCGATCTGCAACGAGGCGGCGGCATCGCGACCGGTGATCAGTTGGCGGCTGGTATAGATCAGGGCTTCTCTGCCCTGAGACAGCACCGCATCGGCACGCTCCACCACACGGGAGATTTCCGTCTCACGTTCGTCGTCGGTCAGCAACTTTGGCACGGCAACTTCCAGGCTGGTCACGTTGGGTAAGGCTTGAACGGCCGCAATTTGCTCACCGCTCTTGCGGATATAAGAACCCGCCACTATCAAGCCCCCATTTTGGGTTTCGCCGAAGGCAAAATCATCAGCTTTCAACAGTGGAAAGGCATCCATCCCGCCTCGCACGCGCACAAAAGAAGCGGCGGTGCGATAAATAAAGCGTTTGCCAGCCCCCTCCGCCGCGAGCAACCCGGCGACAAAGACCTCCAGGTCGCGGTAGCTGGCGGCGTTAACCACACATACCTGAGCCTTCTCAAGCTGCAATAAATGCTCCTGCACAGCCGTCGGCCCTCCCCGTCGAATCACCTCCAGCGAAATGGAGGCGACCTGTGTCGGTAGCACCGCGCCACCGCACTTCTCGGCAACCCACTCCTTCAAGTCAGAGGAGTGATAGCCAAAGGTGGCATCGCGGGCGTATTCTGTCTCCGCCGCCGGGACGAGAAATTCCCCTTCGGCAACGTAGTGGATGTCGTTGATGGTAAAGCGCCCACCCTCTTCAAAAAACGGGATGACCAGCACCCCATCAAAACCACCCCCTAACTCGTCCATCAAGACCTCAGTCTCCAGCGGAAAATGCCCGCGCAAGGTCGAGTCACTGCGGCTGACCACCACAAAGGGGCGCTGCGTTTGTTGGCTGGCTTGTTTGAGGTGACGAGCGATCTGCCGATTCATGGCTTCCACCTCAAGTGGCAGAAAACTGCGCGAGTTGGTCAGGATGTAAACCACATCATCCGATTCCTGCAGCGCCTCGCAGAGCGTCCCCACATCCCAACGCGTCAGCACCGTGATATTGCGCACGGTTTGCGTGCCGGTGGGATCGTCATCCAGGACGACAATTTTACGTTTCGACTCCTTTACCAGACGCTGAATTTCGGGCATCAAACTTTGTGGATACTGCGGGGGTAAACTATCGAAGAGAGCAGCTTTGGAGACTTTCATCTTTTTTACGTCCTTTTGGTAGGATGGGTAGCCTGATAGTAAGATACTTTATCTAGTATATCAAATTCCCAAGCAAATCTGTTCGCAACAGGGGCGAGGGTCATCACAAGCCACAACTTCTTTCTCATAGCACTGAAACTTCATCAATCAATTCCAACAGTTTTGGATCCACCGCCGATCGATTGAAAAAGGTGCACTTCATCGCCATCCTGCAAAACCCGCCCCGGATCGCGTTCGATCTGTCCGTTGATGGAACATCCGACCTGAGTTTGAATGCCTAAGTGAGCGCGCAGGTCGGCTAAACAACTGCCTTCGGGAAGCTCCACCGTTAAGCGCCCGCGTGTAGCCCTGGCAAGTCGCTCTCTCAACATGCCGTATAACACTACCTGAACTTTCATCGGTCAGCCGTTCAGAGAGTAGGTATAAGCTGCGCCAATCGTTCCACCGCCAGGCGAGGGCTGGATAGAATCGGGACTTGCCGCGTTTCGGCGGGCAGATTTTCGATCACTCTCGCCATCGAAGCCTGCGCCAGGACAACCACATCCACCTGAGGCGCCAGTTCCTGCAAGCCCGCTGAGACCAACTGGTCATGACGGGCTGTATCACCACTGACCACAGCCTGAAATGCCCCCTCACAGAGTTTCGAGAGCACCCGGATAGATTTTCCCTGCCGGGCCGCAACATTGGAGATCAGGTCGGCAGTAGGCTTAAGGGTGGTTGGCAGGGTAGCAGCTACTCCGATGGTTTCTCCACTTTGGACCGCAAGTTCTGCCATCGGTTCATCCACCCGCAAAACGGGAATCCCCACAAAGGGGCGGCTTGCCTCCACCGCCGGGCCGACCGAAGAGCAGGTCACCATAACCACATCGGCACCAGCTTCTTCGGCGGAAATCACCAGGCGCAGCAACCGCCGCATGGTTTGAGGCGTCAATTGATTGGCGCGGATGGTGTTCTGTAACAGGCTCTCATCCACCATATGAAATAGGTCGATGCCAGGCAACAATTCGTCGCTCAACGCCTTGAAGGTTGCCGTCAAGCCCGCTACGGTGTGAATATAAGCTAACCGTTTTCCCATCTCTCCTCCTAAATCGTGCGTAAAATGCGCTCCTTGCCGGTTGGCTTGGGCCAGCGCTCGGCAACCGAGCGATCCAGTTCAGCCAGTTTCTCCACCGAAAACTCCGGGGATTGGCAGAGGGCGAAGACCTCGCTTTCGAGATCGTCAATTTTTTGCGCCACCTCTGCCAGCTCCATGAGAGGGATTTCAGGCGGGATCAAGAGTACACCATGCATATCACCGACCAGCAGATCGCCAGGTTTGACGACCAGGCCAGCAACCCGTACACTGCCACCGTAGTCGATAAACGCCCCGTAACCATGGGTGGGCAGGACATGGGTGGAGAAAAAGTGAAAGTTCAATTTGCGCACTCCATCCAGATCGCGGGCTGCTCCTTCGGTGACCATCCCAACACAGCCAAGCGCTTTATGCACATTGGCATTCCATTCGCCCCACATTGCCCCACGCGGCGGATTGTCAATATCCTGCACCACGGCAACTTTTGGCCCGGGTTGCGCAGCAATCCAGCGCCAATACTCTGGTTCAACAATGCCAGGGCGCACTTCGCTGGGCGGCTGATCGGTGCTGACGCGCGCTGTCACCGCATAGCCCACCATCAAGGGCAAATGAGGAAAATGACAGCGCATGCGCGAATCGCAAAATCCTTCGTTCGAGGGGATCACCCCAAAGGTTTCGATGGCGTTTGCCAGGGTTGGTACGGTAAATTTGCGTATCGCATCCAGTTCTTCTGGTGTATGTCGGGTTGTTTGCATTATTGTCACCTCACTCAGAAAATTCTTGTAAGCTCATCCTTAGAAAAATTCTCTAGCAATCAGGCTGATCGTTAATAGCCTTCCAGATTGCTTCAAGGAAGAAATAATCTCCCCATATTGTACTCTCATCCACACCCACGCCCGCCGGCAAGTGGTAAATTGCGTGGCGTAAAATCCCTTCCCAGCCTTCATCGGTTGCCAGAAATTCATCCGAAGAGAGCGTAGCCAGGATGTGCTGCGCCGACTCGCGATAGACTTTTGCCCGCAAAGAGTCTCTGGTACAGTGTGCCAGGCTAAGAAAACCACTGGCGGCAATGGCTGCAGCCGAACTCTCGTAAGGATAGGGCGGGTTGGGTTCATCCCAATCGTTCGGTGGGATGCCGTGTTCGGGTGTGTGAAGCAGATAATAATCTGCCAGACCTTCAGCAGTCGTCAAAAATTGCGCTTCTCCCGTGTAACGATAGGCAAGGTTAAAACCATAGAATGCCCAACAGTGACCGCGCGCCCAACTCGAATCGTCTCTCCAGCCCTGCTGCGTTCGATAGCGGAGGAACATCCCACTCTCAGGGTCAAAGATGCCCTCGTGAGCCGTGCTGAAATCGCCACGCACCAGATAACGGCGGGTGGTCAGACAATGCTGGCGGGCGATCTCGAAAAGACGCTCAGCCTGGCTCAGCTCTGCGGCTTCAAAGACCAACGGGACGTTCATCATGATGTCGATATAAAGACTGTGCGCGCCCTGAAAAGAGCAGAGATACTTGCCCTTTTCCTGAAAACGCCTGGCGAGGGTTTGCCCGGCTTCAATCACGACCTGACGGGCGTAAGGGTCACCTTCCAGTTGATACCAGCGCCCCCAGGTGGGCAGAAATAAAAAGCCGAGATCATGCACATCAGGATCAGTTTTACGGTCTTCAATCAGTTTGGAGTAATGCCTGGCAGCCTCTCGCAGCCGTTGTTGACCGGTGAGGAGATAGGCTAACCATAAAGCACCTCCTAAAAAGCCCTCACACCAGTTTGTCCAGCCTGCTTGCTGAAGCCGCCATTTGCCATTCTCAGTGAAGGAAGGGGTCAGGTCGGGATAAGCCTCGACCAGGTGGGTCAACTTCTGGGTGGCAACCTGGATGGCGCGTTGAAAGGCGGGAGGGATAGAGGTCTTCGCATTCATTCCGCTTTTCCCTGCCTGGTGGGAGAGGGGTGGGGGGTGAGGGCAATCCCCCCTCTCCCTAAGGGAGAAGGGAGTCTACACGCCCCTCGCCTTGTGGGAGAGGGGGCAGGGGTGAGGGTCTTCGCCCAATGTGCTGTGAGAGAGAGACCAAGGGTGAGGGCTGTCGCTTCGCGCCAATGCGGAGTGCAGGCGAAGGGTGCTGTCGTTGAGATTACCCTTAAGCAGTCACGGCAATCCATTAATCCCTCATCCCCAGCCCTTCTCCCTAAGGGAGAAGGGAGTCGATACGCCCCTCGCTCTGTGGGAGAGGGGTGGGGGGTGAGGGCTATCCCCTCGCGCCAACGCCGAGTGCGGGTGAAAGGCGCTTTGGTTGCGACTATCCTGGCGTAGCCATTGTGAGTCTTAAATCCCTCATTCCCAGCCCTTCTCCCTAAGGGAGAAGGGAGTCGATACGCCCCTCGCCCTGCGGGAGAGGTGGCGGGGGCGAGGCCAGGAGGGTGGGAGGGCAGGCAAACACATTTTTTCCTCACCCTCACCCTCTCCCTAAGGGAGAGGGAATCTATCTCCCCTCGCTCGATGGGAAGGGGGTGGGGGATGAGGGCGTGCTCCCCTCTCCCAATGGGAGAGGGGTGGGGGGTGAGGGTCATAACTCAACCCACTCCAATCCCAGAGATGCCAGCTTCTCGCGGCTGGGATTGCCCGTCTGGGGATCCCACCCCGCCATCTGGTAATAGGTCTCTTTCATGAAGTTGAACTCTTCGGGTTTGTAATAGACACCCGCGGTAGGCCCGGTGCCCTTTAGGGGCTGGAAGAACTTCCTGGTCAGTTTATCATCCTCAGCGCTAAAGCCCTCTCGAGCGTTGAAGGCACGCATCATATTGATGCGTCGCTCGCCAACCTGGAGGAATTCTTCCAGGGTCATATCCCAGCCGGTGGCAGCGTTGATCATCTCAACTGTCTCTAACGGACTGTACAACTGCCAGCCCACACCGTATACGAAACTGCACAAGGCAAACGTATCCAGTGCCGAAAAGACTTTCTGGGTCGTATAAGCCATGCGCACCTTCTCGGTGGTGATACTGCCGGGCTCTTGTAAGGAATTGAGACCCAGTTGAGCCATATTGCGCTGAGCCATCTCATCGGCATTGCCATCTTCGTAGAATGGGTCATGCTCCGAGGACATGTGGTCGGCACCAAAGGGGTTCACCGCATAAATCAATCCCAGACTGCGCTTGAATTGTGGCATATGGGCGGGCATTTCCTGACCTTTGACGGTAATGAGGTAATCTTCGGCGTTTTTGCCAATCATCTTCGCTGCCCGCGCCGAACCTTCAGCAAGCACATTCCCGAAGCCTTCACGCTTGCCAATCATTTCAACCATCGTCACCATCGCTTCGGCATTGCCAAAGCGCAGCTCAATGCCGCCGGTATCTTCTTTGGTGATCAAGCCGTTTTCATAGCATTCCATGGCAAAGGCAATGGTTGCGCCGGTTGAGATGGTGTCCAACCCATACTGGTTGCACAATTGATTGCCCAGAGCTACGGCATGCATGTTATCCACTGCGCAGTAGGAACCCAGCGTCGCCATTGTTTCATACTCCGGGCCGCCAAAGCGCGGTAGAACCTTGCGGTTCATGAACTCGGTCTCAACCACCCGCTTGCAGCGTACTGTACAGGAATAGCAGGTATCGCGTTCGACCAGAATCGTCTCGGTCATCAATTCGCCGCTGATACTTTCGTAGCCCTCAAATTGACCTTCGTTGAAATTGCGGGTGGGCAACTGACCGACTGCCTGACAGCCAGCTACATCGCCAGTCGTGCCATGAATGTGAAGAAACTGCACTGCGGGTGTGTCGGGGATGCGTTTTGTGCCGCCGCGAAACAGCTCGGTCAACTTTTTGGGGTGGGCCGCCTTGATGCGGGCGGGTGAGCCGCGCACGACAATCGCCTTTAGATTTTTGGATCCCATCACTGCGCCCATTCCGGTGCGGCCGTTGGCGCGGTTGACCATGTTCATAATGGCAGCCATGCGCACCATTTTCTCACCGGCTGGACCAATCTGGGCAATCTCCACCTTTGGATCGCCCAACTCGGCTTTGAGAATATCTTCTGCTTCGCCAGTTGTCCTACCCCACAGATGGGAGGCATCGCGAATCTCGACTTCCCCATCGTGAATCCACAAATAGACCGGCTGTGAGGCACGCCCGCGCACGACAATCCCATCCACGCCGGCGAATTTCATTTCAGCCGGAAAAAAGCCGCCGCACTGGGCATCGCCAATTGCGCCCGTCAGCGGCGATTTGGCATTGGCAACCATGCGCGATTGCCCGGAAATCGGTAAGCCGGTTGGCACCCCTACGAAGAAGGTGAGAATGTTTTCCGGCGAAAGGGCATCCACTTTGGGCTTCATTTCCCGCAGGATGTAGTAAACGCCCATGGCGCTGCCCCCGCCATACTTTCGGTAGAATGCTTCTTCGGGCTCTTCAAACCAGGTTTTGCCTGCCGATAAATCGACATGCAAAATCTTTCCAGTGACACAACTCAAGCTCATCTTCAGGTACTCCTTTCTATTTATTCTTCACCAACAACCGATTTTTGCTCGAAAGAACCGAGAGAATCTCGTAAAATGCCGAAGTTCATAAAAATACTTGTCAATTGATGCACATACTGTTGAAAAGCCGCGCTTTCCCGAACGGCGATGGTGCGCGGGCGCGGCAAATCGATCTCGATCACTTCCGCAATCTGCCCTGGGCGCGGTGTGAAGACCACCACCCGATCCGAAAGCTGTACCGATTCGGGAATACTATGCGTGACAAAGAGGACCGTCTTCTTCGTCAGTAACCATAACTGCTCTAAATCCACCCGCAATTGTTCGCGCGTGATGGCATCCAGAGCGCCAAGCGGTTCATCCATCAAGACCAATGGCGGATCGTGAATCAAAGCGCGACAAAAAGCAGCCCGTTGTTGCATGCCGCCGGATAACTCAAAGGGATAGCGCTTTTCAAACTCCGCCAACCCAACCGAACGAAGCAGATTTTTCGCTTTTTCTACATAGGCCTCTTTTTTCAGACCCCGCATCTCGATTTGCAGAAGAACATTTCCCAACACATCACGCCAATCCACCAGGACCGGCGTTTGAAAGACAATTCCGATCTCGGTTTGAGGTTTATCGACCCGCTGACCGTTGATGAGAATCTCACCCGACTCGTATTCCAACAAACCCCCGACCAGGAGCAACAGGGTGCTTTTGCCACACCCTGAGGGACCGACAATGGAGACAAATTCGCCTTCGCCAATATTCAAATCAATCGGACCCAAGGCATGGATCGGTCCCGTCTTACTCGAATAGGTTTTTATGACACCCTTGATCTGAATCAAATCTTTCAACACAGCCTCCAAAGAAAAACTGGGGAGGCTGTCAGAATCTGTGACAGCCTCCTGGTTTTGCAATTACTGAGCGCAGGGGATGAATTGATTGGTATAGAACATATCGGCGGTCATATCCGTCTCAAGACCTTGATATTGCTTCTTCAGCTCCAGCACACCCGCCCAATCTTCGGGGACATTCATGCCCAGGCACTTGTTTTTGTTGTTGGGCGAGAAGAGGATATCCAGTGAGACATCCAGTTGTTTGCGCACCATCGTTTCCGTATCGGCTAGCTGGGCATTGTAATCCACCAGAGCTTTGGCACAGGCTTCGCGATTATCCAGGCAAGCCTGGACAGACTCCAGGGTGGCATTAACCATCCGCTGCACCAGGTCGGCGTTGTTCTTGACTGTGTCTTGATGAGCAACGATGACATAGCCTGGCTGAGCAACCCCATAATCGGCGTAGTTAAAGATAATAGGGGGATCGCCGCCCTCCTGTTCGATCTGGGCGGGTTTGTCATCAATTCCAGCCAGAATGCAGGGCGCCAGATTCTGCAAATAGCTGGTGACCAGCGCTGCTTCAGCAACATTGGTGAGTTTGACATCGTCCAGGCTCATCCCTTCATGCGCCAGCGCCACCGGGAAGTAGTCGTTCACGCCAGCCCCGGCGGTGGTCATGATCGTCTTGCCTTTTAGATCCTTGAACTCCTTGATGCCTGAGTCAGGTCGGCAGAGAACCGCATCGGTACCCATGGCGTCTACAGACATTACCGCTATCACCGGCGCACCGCCAACCATATTGCTGATCAAGGCGCCGTTCGAGGCATAGGCAAAATCGCTATCCTTGTTCGCCACCAGCTTAACGGCATTGCTTGAACCGTTGCCCTGTTTGACAGTCAGGTCAATGTTGTATTTGTCGTAAATCCCTTGCTCGATGCCGTAAATAAATGCCGCATGGATTCCATAGTAAGACCAGTTTAAACGCAGGGTCACTTTATCTTTTGGGGGCAGGGGTGTGGCGGTGATGATCTTCTCCTGAATTACCGGCTCGCCCTCAACGACCACCGTTTCAATCACTGTGACCGTCTCGATAACCTTTTCAGGCGTCGCCGGTGCGCAGGCTGCCAGCAAGGCAAGCAGCAGCAAAATTGAGAAGCATCGATAGATTGTTTTCATTTCTCTCTCCTTCTTGAACGATAGAAAATTGATCCTGATTTATAGGATTGGGCTCTATACATTTGTTTTTCTATCCATCAGCCTCCTTTCGTTACAACTCACGCTTGCCAAAAACGGAGACCCGCTGCG is a window encoding:
- a CDS encoding Tungsten-containing aldehyde:ferredoxin oxidoreductase, with amino-acid sequence MSLSCVTGKILHVDLSAGKTWFEEPEEAFYRKYGGGSAMGVYYILREMKPKVDALSPENILTFFVGVPTGLPISGQSRMVANAKSPLTGAIGDAQCGGFFPAEMKFAGVDGIVVRGRASQPVYLWIHDGEVEIRDASHLWGRTTGEAEDILKAELGDPKVEIAQIGPAGEKMVRMAAIMNMVNRANGRTGMGAVMGSKNLKAIVVRGSPARIKAAHPKKLTELFRGGTKRIPDTPAVQFLHIHGTTGDVAGCQAVGQLPTRNFNEGQFEGYESISGELMTETILVERDTCYSCTVRCKRVVETEFMNRKVLPRFGGPEYETMATLGSYCAVDNMHAVALGNQLCNQYGLDTISTGATIAFAMECYENGLITKEDTGGIELRFGNAEAMVTMVEMIGKREGFGNVLAEGSARAAKMIGKNAEDYLITVKGQEMPAHMPQFKRSLGLIYAVNPFGADHMSSEHDPFYEDGNADEMAQRNMAQLGLNSLQEPGSITTEKVRMAYTTQKVFSALDTFALCSFVYGVGWQLYSPLETVEMINAATGWDMTLEEFLQVGERRINMMRAFNAREGFSAEDDKLTRKFFQPLKGTGPTAGVYYKPEEFNFMKETYYQMAGWDPQTGNPSREKLASLGLEWVEL
- a CDS encoding Hydroxymethylpyrimidine ABC transporter, ATPase component, with translation MKDLIQIKGVIKTYSSKTGPIHALGPIDLNIGEGEFVSIVGPSGCGKSTLLLLVGGLLEYESGEILINGQRVDKPQTEIGIVFQTPVLVDWRDVLGNVLLQIEMRGLKKEAYVEKAKNLLRSVGLAEFEKRYPFELSGGMQQRAAFCRALIHDPPLVLMDEPLGALDAITREQLRVDLEQLWLLTKKTVLFVTHSIPESVQLSDRVVVFTPRPGQIAEVIEIDLPRPRTIAVRESAAFQQYVHQLTSIFMNFGILRDSLGSFEQKSVVGEE
- a CDS encoding Hydroxymethylpyrimidine ABC transporter, substrate-binding component yields the protein MKTIYRCFSILLLLALLAACAPATPEKVIETVTVIETVVVEGEPVIQEKIITATPLPPKDKVTLRLNWSYYGIHAAFIYGIEQGIYDKYNIDLTVKQGNGSSNAVKLVANKDSDFAYASNGALISNMVGGAPVIAVMSVDAMGTDAVLCRPDSGIKEFKDLKGKTIMTTAGAGVNDYFPVALAHEGMSLDDVKLTNVAEAALVTSYLQNLAPCILAGIDDKPAQIEQEGGDPPIIFNYADYGVAQPGYVIVAHQDTVKNNADLVQRMVNATLESVQACLDNREACAKALVDYNAQLADTETMVRKQLDVSLDILFSPNNKNKCLGMNVPEDWAGVLELKKQYQGLETDMTADMFYTNQFIPCAQ
- a CDS encoding Unsaturated glucuronyl hydrolase, coding for MNAKTSIPPAFQRAIQVATQKLTHLVEAYPDLTPSFTENGKWRLQQAGWTNWCEGFLGGALWLAYLLTGQQRLREAARHYSKLIEDRKTDPDVHDLGFLFLPTWGRWYQLEGDPYARQVVIEAGQTLARRFQEKGKYLCSFQGAHSLYIDIMMNVPLVFEAAELSQAERLFEIARQHCLTTRRYLVRGDFSTAHEGIFDPESGMFLRYRTQQGWRDDSSWARGHCWAFYGFNLAYRYTGEAQFLTTAEGLADYYLLHTPEHGIPPNDWDEPNPPYPYESSAAAIAASGFLSLAHCTRDSLRAKVYRESAQHILATLSSDEFLATDEGWEGILRHAIYHLPAGVGVDESTIWGDYFFLEAIWKAINDQPDC